A section of the Primulina eburnea isolate SZY01 chromosome 1, ASM2296580v1, whole genome shotgun sequence genome encodes:
- the LOC140828211 gene encoding phosphatidylinositol 3,4,5-trisphosphate 3-phosphatase and protein-tyrosine-phosphatase PTEN2A-like isoform X3, protein MSLESSDSSNPQNIKTTDVPMSNPVESAPDNSQRDSPSKFSASGISTWAKNLKIPQPFVGSKDESPSGNSGQSTFSRFTSGFGLRMSPKSPQSDENSDLTSPTNQSSFIGTITKGFVDSSKSAVKAVQVKARHVVSQNKRRYQEGGFDLDMTYITENIIAMGFPAGDMSSGFFGYVEGLYRNHMEEVIRFFETYHKGKYKVYNLCSERLYDASLFEGKVASFPFDDHNCPPIQLILLFCQSAYSWLKEDIENVVVVHCKAGMARTGLMISSLLLYLKFFPTAEESIDYYNQKRCIDGKGLVLPSQIRYVKYFERILVYFNGENQPGRRCMLRGFRLHRCPYWIRPSITVSDHNGVLFTTKTHPRTKDSSPEDYWFSAPKKGIMVFALPGEPGLTELAGDFKIHFHDRQGDFYCWLNTTMIENRKVLNTSDLDGFDKRKLPSPGFQVEVVLVDYDAADVSTRTPAETTTDESIQTSSASTNTKPSPIPVEEPAAANNSNKEDDVFSDNEDEVSASSQSNQSGKPPQVSSTLTAKDASPNSKDGSNQIANLTHKTEQVSLGTSGSTRSEPSREAIGVNSSTNEASKPVEGVSEFKAMAADASIFSFGDDDDSESE, encoded by the exons ATGAGTTTGGAATCTTCTGATTCGTCAAATCCTCAAAATATTAAGACTACAGATGTACCGATGTCTAATCCCGTGGAATCTGCGCCTGATAATTCTCAACGTGACTCACCTTCGAAGTTTTCTGCTTCTGGCATCTCCACTTGGgcaaaaaatctaaaaattcCCCAGCCGTTTGTGGGTTCCAAGGATGAATCACCCTCTGGAAATTCGGGGCAGTCAACCTTTTCACGTTTCACTAGTGGGTTTGGATTGCGCATGTCTCCAAAATCTCCTCAATCAGATGAAAATTCTGATTTAACTTCACCAACCAACCAGTCCAGCTTTATTGGTACCATTACAAAAGGTTTTGTCGACTCATCTAAAAGTGCAGTTAAGGCGGTGCAGGTCAAAGCTCGCCATGTTGTATCCCAAAATAAAAGAAGATACCAG GAAGGGGGATTTGATTTAGATATGACCTACATCACAGAGAACATCATTGCCATGGGCTTCCCCGCTGGTGATATGAGCTCTGGATTTTTCGGTTATGTGGAG GGATTATACAGGAACCACATGGAGGAAGTAATCAGGTTCTTTGAAACTTATCACAAG GGGAAATACAAAGTATACAACCTTTGTTCTGAAAGATTGTATGATGCATCATTGTTTGAGGGAAAG GTGGCTAGCTTTCCGTTTGATGATCACAATTGCCCTCCTATCCAGCTCATTCTGTTATTTTGTCAAAGCGCATATTCATGGTTGAAGGAAGATATTGAAAATGTCGTCGTTGTGCATTGTAAAGCAGGAATGGCAAGGACAGGATTGATGATTTCTAGTCTTCTTCTGTACCTGAAG TTCTTTCCCACAGCGGAGGAATCAATTGATTACTACAACCAGAAAAGATGTATTGATGGGAAAGGGCTTGTTCTGCCTAGTCAGATT AGATATGTCAAGTATTTTGAACGAATCTTAGTTTATTTCAATGGAGAAAATCAGCCCGGTCGTAG GTGCATGCTCAGAGGATTCCGGCTGCATAGATGCCCATACTGGATCAGGCCTTCAATTACAGTTTCTGATCATAACG GTGTGCTATTCACAACAAAAACACATCCTAGAACCAAGGATTCATCG CCTGAAGATTATTGGTTTAGTGCACCTAAGAAAGGGATAATGGTGTTTGCCCTTCCTGGGGAGCCTGGTCTGACAGAGTTGGCTGGCGATTTCAAAATCCATTTTCATGATCGCCAAGGAGACTTTTATTG CTGGTTAAACACCACAATGATCGAGAACCGGAAAGTTCTGAACACAAGTGATCTTGATGGTTTTGACAAG AGAAAACTGCCATCCCCGGGCTTCCAAGTCGAAGTTGTACTCGTAGATTATGATGCTGCTGACGTTTCAACAAGAACCCCAGCCGAAACCACTACTGATGAATCTATCCAAACTTCCAGTGCAAGTACAAACACAAAACCTAGTCCCATCCCTGTTGAGGAGCCTGCAGCTGCAAATAACTCGAATAAAGAGGACGACGTGTTCTCCGACAACGAAGATGAAGTATCCGCATCTTCACAATCCAATCAGTCTGGTAAGCCTCCCCAAGTTAGTTCAACTTTGACTGCCAAAGATGCTTCACCGAACAGCAAAGATGGCTCGAATCAAATAGCAAATTTGACTCACAAAACAGAACAAGTCTCGTTAGGAACTTCAGGTTCAACTCGATCTGAGCCAAGCAGAGAGGCTATTGGAGTAAATTCGTCGACAAACGAAGCATCAAAGCCAGTGGAGGGGGTGAGTGAGTTCAAAGCAATGGCTGCGGATGCTTCGATATTTTCATTTGGAGATGACGATGATTCTGAAAGTGAGTAG
- the LOC140828211 gene encoding phosphatidylinositol 3,4,5-trisphosphate 3-phosphatase and protein-tyrosine-phosphatase PTEN2A-like isoform X1 — protein MHPPLFVRSIISFLLPGSCDSLSVNISAVGMSLESSDSSNPQNIKTTDVPMSNPVESAPDNSQRDSPSKFSASGISTWAKNLKIPQPFVGSKDESPSGNSGQSTFSRFTSGFGLRMSPKSPQSDENSDLTSPTNQSSFIGTITKGFVDSSKSAVKAVQVKARHVVSQNKRRYQEGGFDLDMTYITENIIAMGFPAGDMSSGFFGYVEGLYRNHMEEVIRFFETYHKGKYKVYNLCSERLYDASLFEGKVASFPFDDHNCPPIQLILLFCQSAYSWLKEDIENVVVVHCKAGMARTGLMISSLLLYLKFFPTAEESIDYYNQKRCIDGKGLVLPSQIRYVKYFERILVYFNGENQPGRRCMLRGFRLHRCPYWIRPSITVSDHNGVLFTTKTHPRTKDSSPEDYWFSAPKKGIMVFALPGEPGLTELAGDFKIHFHDRQGDFYCWLNTTMIENRKVLNTSDLDGFDKRKLPSPGFQVEVVLVDYDAADVSTRTPAETTTDESIQTSSASTNTKPSPIPVEEPAAANNSNKEDDVFSDNEDEVSASSQSNQSGKPPQVSSTLTAKDASPNSKDGSNQIANLTHKTEQVSLGTSGSTRSEPSREAIGVNSSTNEASKPVEGVSEFKAMAADASIFSFGDDDDSESE, from the exons ATGCACCCTCCCTTATTTGTAAGGAGCATAATTTCGTTTTTGCTGCCAGGTTCCTGTGATTCTTTAAGTGTTAACATTTCAGCTGTTGGAATGAGTTTGGAATCTTCTGATTCGTCAAATCCTCAAAATATTAAGACTACAGATGTACCGATGTCTAATCCCGTGGAATCTGCGCCTGATAATTCTCAACGTGACTCACCTTCGAAGTTTTCTGCTTCTGGCATCTCCACTTGGgcaaaaaatctaaaaattcCCCAGCCGTTTGTGGGTTCCAAGGATGAATCACCCTCTGGAAATTCGGGGCAGTCAACCTTTTCACGTTTCACTAGTGGGTTTGGATTGCGCATGTCTCCAAAATCTCCTCAATCAGATGAAAATTCTGATTTAACTTCACCAACCAACCAGTCCAGCTTTATTGGTACCATTACAAAAGGTTTTGTCGACTCATCTAAAAGTGCAGTTAAGGCGGTGCAGGTCAAAGCTCGCCATGTTGTATCCCAAAATAAAAGAAGATACCAG GAAGGGGGATTTGATTTAGATATGACCTACATCACAGAGAACATCATTGCCATGGGCTTCCCCGCTGGTGATATGAGCTCTGGATTTTTCGGTTATGTGGAG GGATTATACAGGAACCACATGGAGGAAGTAATCAGGTTCTTTGAAACTTATCACAAG GGGAAATACAAAGTATACAACCTTTGTTCTGAAAGATTGTATGATGCATCATTGTTTGAGGGAAAG GTGGCTAGCTTTCCGTTTGATGATCACAATTGCCCTCCTATCCAGCTCATTCTGTTATTTTGTCAAAGCGCATATTCATGGTTGAAGGAAGATATTGAAAATGTCGTCGTTGTGCATTGTAAAGCAGGAATGGCAAGGACAGGATTGATGATTTCTAGTCTTCTTCTGTACCTGAAG TTCTTTCCCACAGCGGAGGAATCAATTGATTACTACAACCAGAAAAGATGTATTGATGGGAAAGGGCTTGTTCTGCCTAGTCAGATT AGATATGTCAAGTATTTTGAACGAATCTTAGTTTATTTCAATGGAGAAAATCAGCCCGGTCGTAG GTGCATGCTCAGAGGATTCCGGCTGCATAGATGCCCATACTGGATCAGGCCTTCAATTACAGTTTCTGATCATAACG GTGTGCTATTCACAACAAAAACACATCCTAGAACCAAGGATTCATCG CCTGAAGATTATTGGTTTAGTGCACCTAAGAAAGGGATAATGGTGTTTGCCCTTCCTGGGGAGCCTGGTCTGACAGAGTTGGCTGGCGATTTCAAAATCCATTTTCATGATCGCCAAGGAGACTTTTATTG CTGGTTAAACACCACAATGATCGAGAACCGGAAAGTTCTGAACACAAGTGATCTTGATGGTTTTGACAAG AGAAAACTGCCATCCCCGGGCTTCCAAGTCGAAGTTGTACTCGTAGATTATGATGCTGCTGACGTTTCAACAAGAACCCCAGCCGAAACCACTACTGATGAATCTATCCAAACTTCCAGTGCAAGTACAAACACAAAACCTAGTCCCATCCCTGTTGAGGAGCCTGCAGCTGCAAATAACTCGAATAAAGAGGACGACGTGTTCTCCGACAACGAAGATGAAGTATCCGCATCTTCACAATCCAATCAGTCTGGTAAGCCTCCCCAAGTTAGTTCAACTTTGACTGCCAAAGATGCTTCACCGAACAGCAAAGATGGCTCGAATCAAATAGCAAATTTGACTCACAAAACAGAACAAGTCTCGTTAGGAACTTCAGGTTCAACTCGATCTGAGCCAAGCAGAGAGGCTATTGGAGTAAATTCGTCGACAAACGAAGCATCAAAGCCAGTGGAGGGGGTGAGTGAGTTCAAAGCAATGGCTGCGGATGCTTCGATATTTTCATTTGGAGATGACGATGATTCTGAAAGTGAGTAG
- the LOC140828211 gene encoding phosphatidylinositol 3,4,5-trisphosphate 3-phosphatase and protein-tyrosine-phosphatase PTEN2A-like isoform X2 translates to MCSCDSLSVNISAVGMSLESSDSSNPQNIKTTDVPMSNPVESAPDNSQRDSPSKFSASGISTWAKNLKIPQPFVGSKDESPSGNSGQSTFSRFTSGFGLRMSPKSPQSDENSDLTSPTNQSSFIGTITKGFVDSSKSAVKAVQVKARHVVSQNKRRYQEGGFDLDMTYITENIIAMGFPAGDMSSGFFGYVEGLYRNHMEEVIRFFETYHKGKYKVYNLCSERLYDASLFEGKVASFPFDDHNCPPIQLILLFCQSAYSWLKEDIENVVVVHCKAGMARTGLMISSLLLYLKFFPTAEESIDYYNQKRCIDGKGLVLPSQIRYVKYFERILVYFNGENQPGRRCMLRGFRLHRCPYWIRPSITVSDHNGVLFTTKTHPRTKDSSPEDYWFSAPKKGIMVFALPGEPGLTELAGDFKIHFHDRQGDFYCWLNTTMIENRKVLNTSDLDGFDKRKLPSPGFQVEVVLVDYDAADVSTRTPAETTTDESIQTSSASTNTKPSPIPVEEPAAANNSNKEDDVFSDNEDEVSASSQSNQSGKPPQVSSTLTAKDASPNSKDGSNQIANLTHKTEQVSLGTSGSTRSEPSREAIGVNSSTNEASKPVEGVSEFKAMAADASIFSFGDDDDSESE, encoded by the exons ATGT GTTCCTGTGATTCTTTAAGTGTTAACATTTCAGCTGTTGGAATGAGTTTGGAATCTTCTGATTCGTCAAATCCTCAAAATATTAAGACTACAGATGTACCGATGTCTAATCCCGTGGAATCTGCGCCTGATAATTCTCAACGTGACTCACCTTCGAAGTTTTCTGCTTCTGGCATCTCCACTTGGgcaaaaaatctaaaaattcCCCAGCCGTTTGTGGGTTCCAAGGATGAATCACCCTCTGGAAATTCGGGGCAGTCAACCTTTTCACGTTTCACTAGTGGGTTTGGATTGCGCATGTCTCCAAAATCTCCTCAATCAGATGAAAATTCTGATTTAACTTCACCAACCAACCAGTCCAGCTTTATTGGTACCATTACAAAAGGTTTTGTCGACTCATCTAAAAGTGCAGTTAAGGCGGTGCAGGTCAAAGCTCGCCATGTTGTATCCCAAAATAAAAGAAGATACCAG GAAGGGGGATTTGATTTAGATATGACCTACATCACAGAGAACATCATTGCCATGGGCTTCCCCGCTGGTGATATGAGCTCTGGATTTTTCGGTTATGTGGAG GGATTATACAGGAACCACATGGAGGAAGTAATCAGGTTCTTTGAAACTTATCACAAG GGGAAATACAAAGTATACAACCTTTGTTCTGAAAGATTGTATGATGCATCATTGTTTGAGGGAAAG GTGGCTAGCTTTCCGTTTGATGATCACAATTGCCCTCCTATCCAGCTCATTCTGTTATTTTGTCAAAGCGCATATTCATGGTTGAAGGAAGATATTGAAAATGTCGTCGTTGTGCATTGTAAAGCAGGAATGGCAAGGACAGGATTGATGATTTCTAGTCTTCTTCTGTACCTGAAG TTCTTTCCCACAGCGGAGGAATCAATTGATTACTACAACCAGAAAAGATGTATTGATGGGAAAGGGCTTGTTCTGCCTAGTCAGATT AGATATGTCAAGTATTTTGAACGAATCTTAGTTTATTTCAATGGAGAAAATCAGCCCGGTCGTAG GTGCATGCTCAGAGGATTCCGGCTGCATAGATGCCCATACTGGATCAGGCCTTCAATTACAGTTTCTGATCATAACG GTGTGCTATTCACAACAAAAACACATCCTAGAACCAAGGATTCATCG CCTGAAGATTATTGGTTTAGTGCACCTAAGAAAGGGATAATGGTGTTTGCCCTTCCTGGGGAGCCTGGTCTGACAGAGTTGGCTGGCGATTTCAAAATCCATTTTCATGATCGCCAAGGAGACTTTTATTG CTGGTTAAACACCACAATGATCGAGAACCGGAAAGTTCTGAACACAAGTGATCTTGATGGTTTTGACAAG AGAAAACTGCCATCCCCGGGCTTCCAAGTCGAAGTTGTACTCGTAGATTATGATGCTGCTGACGTTTCAACAAGAACCCCAGCCGAAACCACTACTGATGAATCTATCCAAACTTCCAGTGCAAGTACAAACACAAAACCTAGTCCCATCCCTGTTGAGGAGCCTGCAGCTGCAAATAACTCGAATAAAGAGGACGACGTGTTCTCCGACAACGAAGATGAAGTATCCGCATCTTCACAATCCAATCAGTCTGGTAAGCCTCCCCAAGTTAGTTCAACTTTGACTGCCAAAGATGCTTCACCGAACAGCAAAGATGGCTCGAATCAAATAGCAAATTTGACTCACAAAACAGAACAAGTCTCGTTAGGAACTTCAGGTTCAACTCGATCTGAGCCAAGCAGAGAGGCTATTGGAGTAAATTCGTCGACAAACGAAGCATCAAAGCCAGTGGAGGGGGTGAGTGAGTTCAAAGCAATGGCTGCGGATGCTTCGATATTTTCATTTGGAGATGACGATGATTCTGAAAGTGAGTAG
- the LOC140828232 gene encoding LOW QUALITY PROTEIN: DNA repair protein REV1 (The sequence of the model RefSeq protein was modified relative to this genomic sequence to represent the inferred CDS: inserted 1 base in 1 codon), with amino-acid sequence MSSNSGSKSKRSFNSIPSNNSSRSSNDRNAKNRKKAAQKTLGMAWGANSHSSSLSAFGNSPFSDFGSYMAVKNQKLHEQFDAAASSSSRSDFSSGRSIFSGVSIFVDGYTVPSSQELRGYMLKYGGHFENYFSRRHVTHIICSNLPNSKIKNLRAFSGGLPVVKPKWVLDSVAANELLSWIPYQLEQVITESDYQPKLSTFFTVKNSRVSDIESSFLDDQEMIENGKPSWNKIDSSLSEEHKSLEQGDQSSVQLDDPWKGNIDNLTTKKPTCSIESHCEIRXMSSTCEVSDEVSSLRTNLPPNQRHSTLTDPNFVDNYFKSSRLHFIGTWRNRYRNRFPSSSSGFTHKNSIHDSAAKTQKTVIVHVDLDCFFVSVVIRNHPELQNKPVAVCHSDNPRGTAEISSANYPARDHGVKAGMFVKDAKVRCPQLFIVPYDFGAYEKVADQFYDILHKHCNKVQAVSCDEAFLDISESEVKDPLCLSSGIRKEIFDTTGCTVSAGISSNMLLARLATKSAKPNGQYYLPPEKVDDYLYRLPVKALPGIGHVLEEKLKKIQVETCGELRLISKESLQKDFGMKTGEMLWNYSRGIDNRVVGVIQESKSIGAEVNWGVRFRNMKDTQHFLTNLCKEVSLRLQGCGVQGRSFTLKIKKRRADFAEPVKYMGCGDCENLSHSISIPVATDDVGVLQRLATKLFGYFHIDVRDIRGMGLQVSKLEGSDESKQVQKRNSILSWLASSSKKERVQSGDLSIHGDAGTGLSSSEIATLPPLHDLDMTVIKSLPPEVVSEINDMYGGKLFGFVSENKGKIVNTSIPCDASFSRKGIKFYEKESCHAHPVKSNTTDVGNEEEDLKGKRIIPELSFNLLVKDEKIQCGDEATPVSVSSSVSPKTLMPTSLSQVDCSALQQLPEELRKDILEHLPAHRPESVKGSSSNLINNWTDFGDLESDINLWIGNAPQWVDKLKTSSSCMLNLFAKMYQSRSCGRLSSLLQHIMSEINVSSEVSDAELDITASCMYALFKQYFDLKIETDLEEIHFCLCLLRRLTERSKLFGQVYNSILPHLQACMSECYGGTLNIPSMKN; translated from the exons ATGAGTTCCAATTCAGGCTCGAAATCGAAGCGGAGTTTCAATTCGATCCCATCaaataattcttctcgtagcaGCAATGACAGGAACGCGAAGAACAGGAAGAAGGCTGCCCAAAAGACCCTAGGCATGGCTTGGGGAGCAAATTCTCACTCTTCCTCACTCTCCGCTTTCGGAAACTCCCCCTTCTCAGATTTCGGCAG TTACATGGCTGTGAAGAATCAGAAACTGCATGAACAGTTTGATGCTGCGGCTTCAAGCTCTTCTCGTAGTGATTTCAGTTCTGGGAGGTCTATCTTTTCTGGGGTCTCAATTTTTGTTGATGGATATACTGTCCCTTCTAGTCAG GAGCTTCGTGGATACATGCTGAAGTATGGAGGgcattttgaaaattatttttctaGGCGTCATGTTACTCATATTATCTGCAGTAATCTCCccaacagtaaaatcaagaaCTTGAG GGCATTCAGTGGCGGGCTTCCAGTAGTGAAACCTAAATGGGTGTTGGATTCTGTTGCTGCCAATGAACTTTTGAGTT GGATTCCTTATCAGCTGGAGCAGGTCATAACTGAGAGTGATTACCAACCAAAGTTATCTACCTTTTTCACTGTGAAAAACAGTCGAGTATCTGATATTGAATCTTCATTTCTTGACGATCAAGAAATGATTGAAAATGGTAAACCATCATGGAACAAGATCGATTCTAGTTTATCTGAGGAGCACAAGTCTTTAGAGCAAGGAGACCAGAGCAGTGTGCAACTTGATGACCCTTGGAAAGGGAACATCGATAACTTGACAACCAAAAAGCCAACATGCAGTATAGAAAGTCACTGTGAAATTA CCATGTCTAGCACTTGCGAGGTTTCTGATGAAGTTTCAAGCCTAAGGACTAATTTGCCTCCTAATCAGCGTCATTCAACTCTGACAGATCCCAATTTTGTggataattattttaaa AGTTCTAGACTGCATTTTATCGGCACTTGGAGAAACCGGTACCGTAACCGCTTTCCTAGCTCTTCTAGTGGGTTTACACACAAAAATTCTATTCATGATTCTGCTGCAAAGACTCAGAAGACTGTCATAGTACACGTGGACTTG GACTGCTTCTTTGTATCAGTGGTCATCAGGAACCATCCTGAATTGCAGAACAAACCTGTTGCAGTTTGCCATTCGGATAATCCCCGTGGTACTGCTGAAATTTCATCTGCCAATTATCCTGCTCGAGATCATG GAGTAAAGGCCGGTATGTTTGTTAAAGATGCCAAAGTTCGATGCCCTCAGCTATTTATAGTTCCATATGATTTTGGAGCTTATGAGAAG GTGGCAGATCAATTTTATGACATTTTGCACAAGCACTGCAACAAAGTGCAG GCTGTCAGTTGTGATGAAGCTTTTCTAGATATTTCTGAGTCAGAAGTTAAGGATCCTCTATGCTTATCTTCAGGAATTAGAAAGGAGATATTTGACACCACGGGTTGCACTGTAAGTGCGGGAATCTCAAGCAATATGCTTTTGGCCCGCCTTGCCACTAAATCCGCAAAACCTAATGGCCAGTATTACCTTCCTCCTGAAAAG GTTGATGATTATTTATACAGACTTCCAGTCAAGGCCCTTCCTGGAATTGGTCATGTTTTGGAGGAAAAGTTAAAGAAAATACAAGTCGAAACTTGTGGGGAGCTTAGGTTAATCTCCAAG GAGtctcttcaaaaagattttggAATGAAAACTGGAGAGATGCTGTGGAACTACAGTAGAGGGATAGACAATAGAGTGGTTGGAGTTATTCAG GAAAGCAAGTCCATTGGCGCTGAAGTTAACTGGGGTGTGAGGTTCAGGAATATGAAGGAT ACTCAGCATTTTCTCACGAATCTGTGCAAGGAGGTTTCACTGCGATTGCAGGGATGTGGAGTGCAAGGGCGGTCTTTTACTCTCAAG ATAAAGAAGAGAAGAGCTGATTTTGCGGAGCCAGTGAAGTATATGGGCTGTGGAGACTGTGAGAATCTTAGCCATTCTATATCG ATTCCGGTTGCAACTGATGATGTGGGCGTGCTTCAGAGGTTGGCCACTAAGCTCTTTGGGTATTTCCATATAG ACGTTAGGGATATTCGAGGCATGGGCTTGCAGGTCTCAAAACTGGAAGGTTCAGATGAGAGCAAACAAG TTCAAAAGAGAAATTCAATTCTTTCTTGGCTTGCCTCCTCCTCGAAAAAGGAGAGAGTCCAAAGTGGTGATCTTTCCATCCATGGTGATGCAG GCACTGGCTTGTCCAGCTCTGAAATTGCAACCCTTCCTCCTCTTCACGACCTGGATATGACAGTTATAAAGTCTCTTCCACCTGAAGTTGTTTCAGAAATTAATGATATGTATGGTGGAAAGCTATTCGGTTTCGTATCAGAAAATAAAGGCAAAATTGTTAATACAAGCATTCCATGTGATGCTTCATTCAGCCGTAAAG gcATAAAATTCTATGAAAAGGAATCTTGTCATGCACATCCAGTCAAATCAAATACTACCGATGTTGGCAATGAG GAAGAGGACTTGAAAGGAAAAAGAATTATCCCTGAGCTTTCGTTCAATCTATTGGTGAAAGACGAGAAAATTCAG TGTGGTGATGAAGCAACCCCCGTTTCTGTATCCTCTTCAGTTTCTCCTAAAACTCTAATGCCCACGTCTCTTAGTCAAGTAGATTGCTCCGCTTTGCAACAACTTCCTGAAGAGTTGAGAAAAGACATACTTGAGCATCTTCCTGCCCACAGACCGGAATCTGTTAAAGGTTCTTCCAGTAACTTAATCAATAACTGGACTGACTTTGGGGATTTGGAGTCAGATATTAACCTTTGGATCGGAAATGCTCCACAATGGGTTGACAAGTTAAAAACCAGCAGCAGTTGTATGTTGAACCTTTTTGCGAAGATGTATCAATCTAGATCCTGTGGTCGTTTGTCCTCTTTACTGCAGCACATAATGTCTGAGATTAACGTATCCTCAGAAGTGAGCGATGCTGAACTGGATATTACCGCTAGTTGCATGTATGCGCTTTTCAAGCAATATTTTGATCTCAAGATTGAAACAGATCTGGAAGAGATTCATTTTTGTTTATGCCTTTTGAGAAG GTTAACAGAGAGGTCGAAACTTTTTGGGCAAGTCTACAACAGCATTCTCCCTCATTTGCAG GCATGTATGAGTGAATGCTATGGTGGAACTCTGAATATCCCATCAATGAAGAATTAG
- the LOC140811631 gene encoding transcription factor bHLH113-like, with protein MTGAAGGLDEDPLVLRCFPQLVFAEETADLKDKIMAHECFSFGSSFACNDPKMLCFGGFNGGDATNSGQESWSICMDCTPLSSTLPKSNKKRKWSGDEPGTNPGCLSGAPTGSRRSSKKAKSSDFTAGHHAKIVKKEKLGERITALQQLVSPFGKTDTASVLHEALGYIRFLQDQVQVLCTPYLHRHNRPAGNDRKAVNCREKKMDLRSKGLCLVPIELTLHVADESNGADLWSSVAMVDNLSLFRL; from the exons atgacTGGTGCAGCTGGTGGATTGGACGAGGACCCTTTAGTTCTCAGGTGCTTTCCACAGCTGGTTTTTGCTGAAGAAACCGCCGATCTCAAAGATAAAATAATGGCTCACGAGTGTTTCAGTTTCGGTTCTTCTTTTGCATGCAATGATCCGAAAATGCTGTGTTTTGGTGGCTTTAATGGCGGCGATGCCACGAATTCGGGTCAGGAATCATGGTCAATTTGCATGGATTGTACTCCACTTTCTTCAACATTGCCTAAATCCAAT AAGAAGAGAAAATGGTCGGGGGATGAACCGGGTACGAATCCGGGTTGTCTTTCCGGGGCCCCGACTGGAAGTCGAAGGAGCAGCAAGAAGGCCAAGTCGAGCGACTTTACTGCCGGCCATCATGCAAAG ATTGTTAAGAAAGAGAAGCTTGGGGAAAGAATCACTGCATTGCAACAACTTGTGTCACCCTTTGGCAAG ACCGATACAGCATCGGTGCTACATGAAGCATTAGGTTACATAAGATTCCTGCAAGATCAAGTGCAAGTCCTCTGTACTCCATACTTGCACCGCCACAATCGTCCGGCG GGAAATGACCGAAAGGCCGTAAATTGTCGAGAAAAAAAAATGGATCTAAGAAGCAAAGGACTGTGCCTTGTTCCGATTGAGCTAACATTGCACGTAGCCGACGAGTCTAATGGTGCTGATTTGTGGTCATCTGTAGCAATGGTCGACAATTTGTCTCTTTTTAGGCTGTAA